The following coding sequences lie in one Sulfitobacter sp. D7 genomic window:
- a CDS encoding SNF2-related protein produces the protein MPPFFCKFHIGGAMENRYLEEYAGDLWAGSAGRALGCCMDLRLRDYFDVGTLQRGEDYAHRGLVATVEPLPDGSIRGRVLNGRGESYQQRITLSNSFVDGICSCPVGHNCKHVVAVLMTSAERDSSSPQLAAPVRGWLTRVKQQPTALVPPEARPEDYPDKVKERLLYVLIPNETKVRIDIYKGRINAAGTGLNKAIRRYDALHALRSNAVAKFIRPTDLELLSALAQTQLWETHYSYGLPGMFKPKGQDALPLIRRLCDTGRFLHDNSPDAELSWSEACPKARLAWRMAADGSQSLGFEDADGIQLELRALDGAALWVNTAHGQIGALAQPVQIEALQLVQSAPQVAPDEAAALAAEMPATLAGLALPPPHVARQRRRAAHKRIARLTLGAESARDGYRRWDSVSVTLPTLTLRFVYDGQEVWEGDADPRVVENNEVVTLTRDHQWEAACVIRLMDAGAIPVDEMDYLLPSARMLQCDFVFAEEEMGANSMRLPSSRDGLEFAFRTLPGLRTEGWEIIETSKWPFRLSDEAAALTVATQAEAGDAFHGNDWFSLGFQAEIGGKPVDVAPLIAAFLEQVRDEWDAVPDVDVLSQHLSDKPVYLNRGKAGYAPLDLSPLAPLLHLVLTHYAELGALHPSDADVARLAEKALAGSSVHFADNAGIIPLARSLKALAEAESFAPPKGLRAQLRPYQAYGSAWMGSLLEAGFGGVLADDMGLGKTIQVLALLQARREAGAAGPALLIVPTSLLHGWQMQSAQFTPDIRLVVLHGTGRAALRDEALRADLVVTTYPLLARDQDWLTATEWPLVILDEAQTLKNPASQMAKSLRNIPAKGRLALTGTPLENSLQDLWTRNCHVNTGPLAALDIFRSCYA, from the coding sequence GGACTTACGGTTGAGGGATTATTTTGATGTCGGCACGCTGCAACGCGGTGAAGATTATGCGCATCGCGGTCTGGTCGCGACGGTCGAGCCTCTGCCGGATGGGAGTATCCGCGGGCGCGTGTTGAATGGGCGCGGGGAAAGCTACCAACAGCGGATTACCCTGAGCAACAGCTTTGTGGACGGGATTTGCTCTTGCCCGGTGGGGCATAATTGCAAGCACGTGGTCGCTGTTTTGATGACATCGGCGGAACGCGATTCCAGCTCCCCGCAACTGGCAGCACCGGTGCGGGGTTGGCTGACCCGTGTCAAGCAGCAGCCGACAGCCCTAGTGCCGCCTGAGGCACGTCCCGAGGACTATCCGGACAAGGTGAAGGAACGCCTGCTTTATGTCCTGATCCCGAATGAAACAAAAGTCAGGATCGACATTTACAAGGGCCGTATCAATGCTGCTGGCACGGGCCTGAACAAGGCGATCCGGCGCTATGATGCGCTGCATGCCCTGCGCAGCAACGCTGTGGCAAAATTCATCCGACCGACCGATCTGGAGCTTTTGTCTGCGCTGGCGCAGACCCAACTGTGGGAAACGCACTATAGCTACGGCCTGCCCGGTATGTTCAAGCCAAAGGGGCAGGATGCTTTGCCCCTGATCCGGCGCTTGTGCGACACGGGTCGCTTCCTCCATGACAATTCTCCGGACGCGGAGTTGAGCTGGTCAGAAGCGTGTCCAAAGGCCAGACTGGCCTGGCGCATGGCGGCGGATGGCAGTCAGAGCCTGGGGTTTGAGGACGCAGACGGCATACAGTTGGAGTTGCGGGCGTTGGACGGGGCAGCGCTATGGGTGAACACCGCGCACGGTCAGATCGGGGCGCTGGCACAGCCGGTGCAGATTGAGGCGCTGCAGCTTGTCCAGAGCGCTCCCCAAGTCGCGCCCGATGAAGCGGCGGCCCTGGCTGCGGAGATGCCCGCCACGCTCGCTGGACTGGCCTTGCCGCCGCCGCATGTGGCGCGACAGAGACGGCGCGCGGCCCATAAACGCATCGCTCGTTTGACGCTTGGAGCGGAGAGCGCGCGTGACGGCTATAGGCGTTGGGACAGCGTTTCTGTCACTCTGCCAACACTGACATTGCGCTTTGTCTATGACGGGCAGGAGGTTTGGGAAGGCGACGCCGACCCCCGGGTCGTTGAAAACAACGAGGTCGTAACGCTGACGCGCGATCATCAATGGGAAGCTGCTTGCGTCATCCGGCTGATGGATGCAGGGGCGATACCCGTTGACGAAATGGACTATCTTTTGCCGAGCGCTCGAATGCTGCAATGCGATTTCGTCTTCGCTGAGGAGGAGATGGGCGCGAACAGTATGCGCCTCCCGTCGTCGCGCGATGGTCTCGAGTTTGCGTTCCGGACGCTGCCCGGGTTGCGGACCGAAGGCTGGGAAATCATTGAAACATCAAAGTGGCCCTTCCGTTTGAGCGATGAAGCTGCCGCGCTGACGGTTGCAACACAGGCCGAGGCAGGCGACGCATTCCACGGCAACGACTGGTTCTCGCTGGGGTTTCAAGCCGAGATCGGCGGCAAGCCAGTGGATGTCGCGCCCCTGATCGCGGCCTTTCTTGAACAGGTGCGTGACGAATGGGACGCCGTGCCGGATGTCGACGTCCTGTCGCAGCATCTGTCCGATAAGCCGGTTTACCTGAACCGGGGCAAGGCGGGCTATGCCCCCCTGGACCTCAGTCCGCTGGCACCCCTACTCCATCTGGTGCTGACGCATTATGCCGAGTTGGGCGCGCTGCACCCGTCGGATGCCGATGTCGCTCGGTTGGCAGAAAAGGCGCTGGCAGGCAGCTCGGTACACTTCGCCGATAACGCCGGGATCATTCCGCTGGCTCGTAGCCTGAAGGCATTGGCCGAGGCCGAGAGTTTTGCTCCACCAAAGGGATTGCGCGCGCAGTTGCGCCCCTATCAGGCCTATGGTTCCGCCTGGATGGGCAGCTTGCTCGAAGCCGGTTTTGGCGGAGTTCTGGCGGATGATATGGGGCTGGGCAAGACAATTCAGGTGTTGGCCCTCTTGCAGGCACGTCGCGAAGCAGGAGCAGCTGGCCCGGCGCTTCTGATCGTACCGACCAGCCTGCTGCATGGCTGGCAGATGCAGTCCGCGCAATTCACACCGGATATTCGGCTCGTGGTCCTGCATGGCACAGGCCGGGCGGCGCTGCGCGACGAGGCTCTGCGCGCCGATCTGGTCGTCACCACCTATCCGTTGCTGGCGCGTGATCAAGACTGGCTGACAGCGACAGAGTGGCCTCTGGTGATCCTGGACGAAGCGCAAACCCTCAAGAACCCTGCGTCGCAAATGGCCAAGAGCCTGCGCAACATTCCTGCCAAGGGGCGGCTGGCGCTGACCGGCACGCCGCTGGAAAACTCGCTGCAAGACCTTTGGACACGGAATTGTCACGTTAACACGGGTCCGTTGGCAGCGTTGGATATTTTTCGTAGTTGCTACGCATGA
- a CDS encoding IS6 family transposase — translation MSTTVSYKRHRFPPEIITHAVWLYVRFNLSLREVEEMLLNRGVDVSYETIRRWAAKFAPQIARNLRRRQARPGDIWHLDEVVVTISGRKFWLWRAVDQNGLVLEEILQSRRDKRAAKRLLKALIKRFGLPKRIVTDKLRSYGAAKREVASGLEHRSHKGLNNRAENSHLPFRKRERCMQGFRSPGGLQRFVACHTAVRNRFSVPASRRSANATRYHRIEAFDAWKGAASI, via the coding sequence ATGAGTACGACTGTCAGCTACAAGCGCCACCGTTTTCCGCCAGAGATCATCACGCACGCGGTTTGGCTTTATGTGCGTTTCAACCTCTCCCTACGCGAGGTCGAGGAAATGCTCCTGAACCGTGGCGTCGACGTTTCCTATGAGACGATCCGGCGTTGGGCGGCGAAATTTGCCCCTCAAATTGCCCGGAATTTGCGTCGACGCCAGGCCCGTCCCGGCGATATCTGGCATCTCGATGAGGTTGTGGTAACGATATCGGGGCGGAAGTTCTGGCTCTGGCGCGCGGTCGATCAGAACGGGCTTGTTCTGGAGGAAATCCTGCAATCCAGACGCGACAAGCGTGCCGCAAAGCGTCTTTTGAAGGCGCTGATCAAGCGGTTTGGCTTGCCCAAACGGATCGTCACAGACAAGCTGCGATCCTACGGAGCGGCCAAACGTGAAGTCGCATCCGGTCTCGAACATCGTTCCCACAAGGGCTTGAACAACAGGGCGGAAAACAGCCATCTACCGTTTCGAAAACGAGAGCGTTGCATGCAAGGATTTCGCTCTCCGGGCGGGTTGCAACGGTTTGTAGCCTGCCACACTGCCGTCCGAAACCGTTTCTCAGTTCCCGCCAGCCGCCGTTCCGCAAACGCAACACGCTATCATCGAATCGAAGCCTTCGACGCTTGGAAGGGCGCCGCGAGCATCTGA